One region of Miscanthus floridulus cultivar M001 chromosome 19, ASM1932011v1, whole genome shotgun sequence genomic DNA includes:
- the LOC136529494 gene encoding aspartyl protease family protein At5g10770-like, which produces MVVVLPLLLILLFGYCPTSRAAGDEHGFIGIVDMQSSLKPQAAACSGQSTVIPPHKGTWVPLYRHLGPCSPAAASTCAAKARPPPSLADLLRQDQLRVDHIHRRLSSSSEGVRVSKQAGPVKEPVRSEVIHLHNQPVIQVTIGSERKTSAGGGQQSQAAGVVQTVVLDTASDVPWVQCHPSASATDITSSSSYNPARSATYTALACNSAACAELGRLYRGACVNNHCQYRVPSPSSPSLSSSGTYGSDLLALAADPANGALSFKFGCSHAEAKQGEEGSLDNATAGVMALGGGPESLVSQTAATYGSAFSYCIPATESRQPGFFVLGGSGDPSAGAGYVVTPLLRYARVPTFYRVRLLAIAVDGQQLNVTPSVFAAGSVLDSRTAITRLPPTAYQTLRQAFRSRMAMYREAPPQGNLDTCYDFTGAFLVMVPRIALLFDGNAVVALDRQGILFHDCLAFTSNSDDRMPGILGNVQQQTMEVLYNVGGGSVGFRRGAC; this is translated from the exons ATGGTTGTAGTTTTGCCGCTATTACTAATCCTCTTGTTCGGTTACTGCCCCACTAGCCGTGCAGCTGGCGACGAACATGGCTTCATAGGCATTGTCGACATGCAGAGCTCACTGAAACCACAGGCCGCCGCCTGCTCCGGACAGAGCACCG TGATCCCGCCACACAAAGGCACTTGGGTCCCGTTGTACCGCCATCTCGGGCcgtgctcgccggcggcggcatcTACCTGCGCGGCGAAGGCGAGGCCGCCGCCGTCATTGGCCGACCTGCTCCGCCAGGACCAGCTCCGCGTCGACCACATCCACAGGAGGCTGTCGTCGTCGTCCGAAGGCGTTCGCGTGAGCAAGCAGGCCGGTCCCGTCAAGGAACCGGTGCGTTCCGAGGTGATCCACCTCCACAACCAGCCGGTTATCCAAGTCACAATCGGCTCCGAAAGGAAGACCTCCGCCGGCGGCGGCCAGCAAAGCCAGGCGGCGGGAGTTGTCCAGACGGTGGTGCTGGACACGGCCAGCGACGTGCCGTGGGTGCAGTGCCACCCCTCCGCGTCGGCGACGGAcatcacctcctcctcctcctacaacCCAGCTAGGTCGGCCACGTACACCGCCTTGGCGTGCAACTCCGCGGCCTGCGCGGAGCTCGGCCGCCTCTACCGCGGAGCCTGCGTCAACAACCACTGCCAGTACCGCGTCCCTAGCCCCAGCTCCCCCTCCTTGTCGTCGTCGGGCACGTACGGCTCCGACCTCCTCGCGCTCGCGGCCGACCCCGCCAACGGCGCCTTATCCTTCAAGTTCGGGTGCAGCCACGCCGAGGCCAAGCAGGGCGAAGAAGGCAGCTTGGACAACGCAACCGCCGGAGTCATGGCGCTGGGCGGTGGCCCGGAGTCGCTGGTGTCCCAGACCGCGGCCACTTACGGGAGCGCCTTCTCGTACTGCATCCCAGCGACGGAGAGCCGCCAGCCGGGGTTCTTCGTGCTCGGCGGCAGCGGTGACCCCTCCGCTGGCGCCGGGTACGTGGTGACGCCCTTGCTCAGGTACGCGCGGGTGCCCACGTTCTACCGCGTGCGCCTCCTGGCCATCGCCGTCGACGGGCAGCAGCTCAACGTGACCCCCTCGGTGTTCGCCGCCGGCTCCGTGCTGGACTCCCGGACGGCCATCACCCGGCTGCCGCCGACGGCGTACCAGACGCTGCGCCAGGCGTTCAGGAGCAGGATGGCCATGTACAGGGAGGCGCCTCCGCAGGGGAACCTCGACACCTGCTACGACTTCACCGGCGCCTTCTTAGTCATGGTGCCAAGGATCGCGCTGCTGTTCGATGGGAACGCCGTCGTGGCGCTGGACCGGCAGGGGATCCTGTTCCACGACTGCCTCGCGTTCACGTCTAACAGCGACGACCGCATGCCTGGGATACTTGGCAACGTGCAGCAGCAGACGATGGAGGTGCTCTACAATGTCGGCGGCGGCTCCGTCGGCTTCCGCCGCGGCGCGTGCTGA